The genomic stretch CTCCCGGTTGCACACTTTGACTTCATGGACTCctgatttttacttgcattttatTGGGGAAAGAAAACCAAACTTCAAGTTATGATTAGGACACTCACTACAACTACTACTTGATCATTTGAATATATTTATGGTGGAAAAATAATACGTTAGACATTATTATGCTTAAGAAACATTTCTATTTTAaagactttttctttttatacttttttttttgtttgtctaATGGCAGTGGTAGGGCCATTACCAACCCCATTTAGTACAACTTGCATTTTCTGTGGTCAATCAGAAAAAACCATGATTACAAATTCCACATTTAGTTTTCCAATTTGTTCTAATAATATTCATACTATTTTTCATGGAAATCCTAACACCATTTGATGCTCATTTCACACGGCTTTTCTCTCTATTCAATCTTCTATAAGTTATATATAACAAAGTGCATAGTTTAGTTTGATAAATGTGGTTTATATGTTCTGCATAATAAGCTAGCTTGATCTCATTGTAAGGTTATCCTATTATCTAGTATAGTATCTACTATATCTAGTCATTCTCACTCTTCATTTACTTTCCTCTTTTGAACAATGCTGATTGTTCAACAAAAATTCATAACTGCTTGTATGATTTTctatgaaaataaaaaggggaaaAGAAATTCAATCCACTTTTTTTGGTGGTAGTGTGAAAGAGTTATGGAGACAAATTGGTGTATAAAGTCTTCCACTACACTACACATTCTCTAGTTTTGGCAGGTTGTATAATGAATTCTGCAGACTATAAAAGTCACATGGGCTGCGCCTGCACTACCATACAAATTAAATCTCTTTTTGAATGATTAATCAAGGATCAAATTGAATTGCATATTTTGAAAATAGGGGATAGAGTAAAACACATTGTTTTAGTACCTTGCTGTTTGTATGTATAGAATGTTAAGTTATATGATCATATGATATATCTCTTTGATTATAGTCTTTTGTTCACACCAAAAATCATAGAAACTCCTATGAAAGAAATTGCTTTATTCTAGAAAGTAATAGAACTTATTAATGGACAATTTAAGTAGtggaaaaaattgaaaacaaaactgAAATGATTATATCATCTACTAGTCTCCTTTCCCATCCAAATAGACTTTTCTAATCTAACATTACATATATAACCTTTTAATAAACCACAATTTCTATATAAATAGTTTACAtaactttaaaattataatCTACCTCCACCAATATTCATTCTCTATAATTGAATATGGATTCTAAGTTAGTGTTAATAACAATAGCATTGATATTAATCAGCAATGCAATGGGGGACTCAGCACAAGAGAAACAAAAATGTGCAGAACAACTAACAAATACTGCAACATGTTTGCCATATCTTGGTGGTGATGCAAATGCTCCCACATCAGATTGTTGCAGTGGCCTCATAGAATCCTTAAAGAACAACAAAAAATGTGTCTGTCTTATCCTCAAAGACAGGGATGATCCTGACCTTGGATTGAAGATTAATATCACACTTGCACTTGGTCTCCCTTCTCTTTGCAAAGCTTCTGACAATTTCTCACAGTGCCCTGGTAAGTTTAACCAATCCCTCTTTCTATGATTAAAAGTATTAAACTACTCTTCCACCTTAGCCAatgacaacaataaaaaagtctcgtggcccacaaattcagcccaacagaatacataaattcaattacgattttagtctttattatcttatctttagttgttcttatcttatctttatttgcttttatctttcataggacaatattctatatatatttagttttaccCTCATAGTTTACAATACACTTCAATAGAATTCAAtaatcaacaatcaataaaatttcttcatcttttcttttcctattctttcacaattttatcaaaaagaaaagaaatagttTGGGTCATAGTTACATGGTGATGAGAGTACTCAACTAGAAACTAATATTTAACTAACTACCTAACACACACAAGGACTCAATGATATCTGAAATAGCTTTTAGTTCTTAAAGTTTAAGCTATTGATTGTGTTTTGAGAACTTTGAGTTTGGAATTGTTTGAGCAGCACTGTTGCACTTGGATCCTAAGTCAGCTGAAGCTCAATCTTTTAATAATCCTGATCCGAACTCAAATGGCAGCTCTAAAACTCCCTCTCCTAGTCCTTCTGGTAACTATAATGTCAAAGTACATATTCTTTTTTTGGTTTTGCACTTGTTTAGGCTTAACATGATAATTATATTCAGCTGAAGGAAGTTCCCAAAATGGGAAAAACAAGGATACAACTGAAACGGCAACTGCAAAGAACTGTGCATCTAATAAGGGACAGAGAAGTTTTCTTGCAGGGCTTCTACTTTGGTTTTCTATATAGCCTAGCTCAAATAGCACCAAAAATGTCAATTATGTTACCCTTTTCACATCATCTGAAAATGTATAA from Arachis stenosperma cultivar V10309 chromosome 9, arast.V10309.gnm1.PFL2, whole genome shotgun sequence encodes the following:
- the LOC130947457 gene encoding non-specific lipid transfer protein GPI-anchored 14-like isoform X2, with the translated sequence MDSKLVLITIALILISNAMGDSAQEKQKCAEQLTNTATCLPYLGGDANAPTSDCCSGLIESLKNNKKCVCLILKDRDDPDLGLKINITLALGLPSLCKASDNFSQCPAEGSSQNGKNKDTTETATAKNCASNKGQRSFLAGLLLWFSI
- the LOC130947457 gene encoding non-specific lipid transfer protein GPI-anchored 14-like isoform X1 — translated: MDSKLVLITIALILISNAMGDSAQEKQKCAEQLTNTATCLPYLGGDANAPTSDCCSGLIESLKNNKKCVCLILKDRDDPDLGLKINITLALGLPSLCKASDNFSQCPALLHLDPKSAEAQSFNNPDPNSNGSSKTPSPSPSAEGSSQNGKNKDTTETATAKNCASNKGQRSFLAGLLLWFSI